A DNA window from candidate division KSB1 bacterium contains the following coding sequences:
- a CDS encoding DUF309 domain-containing protein codes for MKSSSRYRLRPAPPHAAQLTPKLSEQDRDDLARGVALFNAGAYWEAHEVWEQIWRRHPEAWRFFVQGLIQAAAAHHQIRRRIRHGALKHLENALVKLAVAPPDFAGLALAAFREYLQTLLQAIAAAPEDDQAWAKQPLQPLRWHQPEVRPPGMTSDDTAGTPQ; via the coding sequence GTGAAATCATCGAGCCGGTACCGCCTGCGGCCGGCGCCCCCGCACGCCGCGCAGCTCACGCCGAAGCTGAGTGAGCAGGATCGCGACGACCTTGCCCGCGGCGTGGCGTTGTTCAATGCCGGCGCGTATTGGGAGGCGCACGAAGTCTGGGAGCAAATTTGGCGTCGCCACCCGGAAGCCTGGCGTTTCTTTGTGCAGGGTTTGATTCAAGCGGCAGCCGCGCATCATCAAATCCGTCGGCGCATCCGCCACGGTGCACTCAAGCATCTCGAAAATGCGCTGGTCAAACTGGCGGTGGCACCGCCTGATTTCGCCGGTCTGGCTCTTGCGGCATTCCGGGAGTATTTGCAGACGCTGCTGCAGGCCATCGCCGCGGCGCCTGAGGATGACCAGGCATGGGCGAAGCAACCTCTGCAGCCACTGCGCTGGCATCAGCCGGAGGTGCGCCCGCCGGGAATGACCTCTGATGACACGGCTGGGACGCCGCAGTGA
- a CDS encoding PTS sugar transporter subunit IIA, protein MRLSEYLSESLILLDLNTESKIEAFRAMVSKLAHANIVSEPQTFLKEVIAREEIEPTCVGHGIALPHARTRCVDRPVIIMARAKRGIPFTPTPQDRVQLIFMIGTPADAPNLYLQVLSQLCRLLRNHAFREQLLSATTSREVLQLLSQEPECANVSLAAA, encoded by the coding sequence ATGCGGTTATCCGAATATCTTTCCGAAAGCCTGATCCTGCTGGATCTGAACACTGAGAGCAAGATCGAAGCCTTTCGCGCGATGGTTTCAAAGCTGGCGCATGCCAACATCGTCAGCGAGCCTCAAACCTTCCTCAAAGAAGTGATTGCGCGCGAAGAGATCGAGCCCACCTGCGTGGGCCACGGTATTGCCCTGCCCCATGCCCGCACACGCTGCGTGGATCGACCCGTCATCATCATGGCGCGTGCCAAGCGCGGCATCCCCTTCACGCCCACGCCGCAAGATCGGGTGCAACTGATTTTCATGATCGGCACGCCGGCAGACGCCCCCAACCTCTATCTGCAAGTGCTCTCCCAACTTTGCCGTCTTCTTCGCAACCATGCCTTCCGCGAGCAACTTTTATCCGCCACCACGTCCCGGGAAGTTTTGCAGCTCTTGAGCCAGGAGCCGGAGTGCGCGAATGTGAGTCTGGCCGCGGCGTGA
- a CDS encoding nucleotide exchange factor GrpE — protein sequence MNKNDQEVPIAQSQPPTAAEEGAESMAVTADPVLEGTSNGNGHAAEAATSEQTVEETAAEVAMAEAPSAEGGGGAFDEAPLEEGAGEEGARKPRLFARRKSTNAELEKLKAAHEKLVSDHESLKDRYLRLAAELDNFRKRTDRDFNNRLQNAFASLIIELLPILDDLERPLNSQDLTRDYDSLLNGMMLIHQKFLKVLEDRGVKPMTTVGAEFNPLFHQAVSAKEVEGKPAGVVVEELQRGYMYNDRVLRAAQVIVSEEKKPSTTNAA from the coding sequence ATGAACAAGAACGATCAAGAAGTCCCCATTGCGCAGTCGCAACCTCCAACTGCTGCAGAGGAGGGCGCGGAGAGTATGGCGGTCACGGCTGACCCTGTGCTGGAAGGCACCAGCAATGGCAATGGCCATGCAGCGGAAGCGGCAACTTCGGAGCAGACGGTGGAGGAGACAGCGGCCGAGGTGGCGATGGCAGAGGCACCGTCAGCGGAAGGTGGGGGTGGTGCATTTGACGAAGCCCCGCTCGAGGAGGGGGCCGGCGAAGAGGGTGCCAGAAAACCGCGGCTGTTTGCCAGGCGCAAGAGCACGAATGCCGAACTGGAAAAACTGAAAGCGGCGCATGAGAAGCTGGTGAGCGATCATGAAAGCTTGAAAGATCGCTATCTGCGGCTGGCCGCGGAGCTCGACAATTTCCGCAAGCGCACCGACCGCGATTTCAACAACCGCCTGCAAAACGCGTTCGCCAGCCTGATCATCGAGCTGCTGCCGATTCTCGACGATCTCGAACGACCGCTCAATTCCCAGGACCTGACCAGGGATTACGATTCCCTGCTCAATGGCATGATGCTGATTCACCAAAAGTTTCTCAAAGTGCTGGAGGATCGTGGCGTCAAGCCCATGACCACGGTTGGCGCGGAGTTCAATCCCCTTTTCCACCAGGCGGTTTCGGCGAAGGAAGTGGAGGGCAAGCCCGCGGGCGTGGTGGTGGAGGAGTTGCAACGCGGTTACATGTACAACGATCGTGTTTTGCGCGCGGCGCAAGTGATTGTCAGTGAAGAAAAGAAGCCTTCAACCACGAACGCGGCCTAG
- a CDS encoding alkaline phosphatase gives MQKLRAATLAILLVLGSLCVCLPAERPPRNIILFIGDGMGVAQVTAGKTVKGTLHLEEFSVVGLMTTHAADEYVTDSAAGATALAAGIKTYNKAIGVDVNKQPVKTVLEYAAEKGKATGLVVTSTITHATPAAFAAHVDDRGKNNEIAEQLAQARIDVMLGGGWGSFTPKSQIGGQRDDQRDWWAAMAKDRVAIRTPAEFQKLATPARLVGLFDPGHLPAAAKREVSLPAMTRKAIDILSQNRKGFFLMVEGSQIDWSGHDNDSDGIIAEMIDFDDAVGVGLEFAKNNHETLIVVTADHETGGYSLLDGSVDGKKISRTAFTTKGHTGVMVPIFAFGPGSAVFGGIRDNTFVGRKLIEYVTQ, from the coding sequence ATGCAAAAACTTCGTGCTGCGACTTTGGCCATTCTGCTGGTGCTTGGCTCGTTGTGCGTTTGCCTGCCGGCGGAACGTCCGCCCAGGAACATCATTCTCTTCATCGGTGACGGTATGGGCGTCGCCCAGGTGACCGCCGGCAAGACGGTCAAAGGCACGCTTCACCTCGAAGAATTTTCCGTTGTCGGCCTGATGACCACTCATGCGGCGGACGAGTATGTGACCGATTCGGCCGCCGGTGCGACCGCGCTGGCGGCAGGCATCAAAACCTACAACAAGGCCATCGGTGTTGATGTGAACAAGCAACCGGTGAAAACCGTGCTGGAATATGCGGCGGAAAAAGGCAAGGCCACGGGACTGGTGGTGACCAGTACGATCACGCATGCCACGCCCGCCGCCTTTGCCGCGCATGTCGATGACCGCGGCAAGAACAACGAGATTGCCGAACAACTGGCGCAGGCTCGAATCGATGTCATGCTCGGTGGCGGCTGGGGCTCTTTCACCCCCAAATCACAGATTGGCGGCCAGCGCGATGACCAACGGGATTGGTGGGCGGCAATGGCCAAAGACCGTGTCGCCATTCGCACGCCCGCCGAGTTTCAAAAACTGGCCACCCCCGCCCGGCTCGTCGGCCTGTTTGACCCCGGGCATTTGCCCGCTGCCGCCAAACGGGAAGTGAGTCTGCCAGCCATGACCCGCAAGGCCATTGACATTCTCTCCCAAAACCGCAAAGGCTTTTTTTTGATGGTGGAAGGTTCGCAAATCGACTGGAGCGGCCATGACAATGACAGCGACGGCATCATCGCCGAAATGATCGATTTTGATGACGCCGTCGGCGTTGGGCTGGAGTTTGCCAAAAACAACCATGAAACACTGATCGTCGTGACCGCCGATCATGAGACTGGTGGCTACAGCCTGCTCGACGGGTCGGTTGACGGGAAGAAAATCAGCCGGACCGCCTTCACCACCAAAGGCCATACCGGTGTGATGGTCCCGATCTTTGCTTTTGGTCCGGGCAGTGCGGTGTTCGGCGGCATTCGCGACAACACTTTCGTGGGCCGCAAGTTGATCGAATACGTAACCCAATAG
- a CDS encoding OmpA family protein — protein MIALPKSRGGWLGLLLACASLQAQPLPRAPIDWTSYDYMPGHQVLFYDDFSGDRPGDPPAAWSMQPQNAKVRVLQISRQFWLHAQDRVTLAPLELKLPPQFTVEMDFNVTPQGYSGRYRLDFIGAAEDDWLSLALEPPSFFFSMSSGLTSEKNLDLTGGPHHLAVQVDGSSLKCYVDDERVLNLPKSSDFKASRLQLLLAGADEEDAGDDKCWFTNFTVAAGPAPFSNQLNSSGKIVAYGISFEAGKATILPRSTPTLKQLADLLRADATLNISIECHDNELESESDNVKLSQARAEALKDHLIAQYRIPEQQLSTKGWGETRPLSDVNTVESKKVNQRVEFIRK, from the coding sequence ATGATTGCTTTGCCTAAAAGCCGCGGCGGATGGCTGGGGCTGCTGCTGGCGTGCGCCAGCCTGCAGGCGCAACCCCTGCCCCGCGCGCCGATTGATTGGACCAGCTACGATTACATGCCCGGCCATCAGGTTTTGTTTTATGATGATTTTTCCGGCGACCGGCCCGGCGATCCGCCCGCTGCCTGGTCAATGCAGCCGCAAAACGCCAAGGTGCGCGTGTTGCAAATCAGCAGGCAGTTTTGGCTGCATGCGCAGGATCGGGTGACGCTCGCTCCCCTCGAACTCAAGCTACCGCCGCAATTCACGGTGGAGATGGATTTCAACGTCACGCCCCAGGGTTACAGCGGCCGTTACCGTCTGGACTTCATCGGTGCCGCGGAGGACGACTGGCTTTCCCTCGCCCTGGAACCGCCTTCCTTCTTTTTCAGCATGTCATCCGGCCTGACTTCAGAAAAAAACCTGGATCTCACCGGCGGCCCGCATCATCTTGCCGTCCAGGTGGATGGCAGCAGCCTGAAATGCTATGTGGACGATGAGCGTGTGCTCAACCTCCCCAAAAGCAGCGATTTCAAAGCCAGCCGTTTGCAGCTTTTACTCGCCGGCGCGGATGAGGAAGACGCCGGCGATGACAAGTGCTGGTTCACCAACTTCACCGTTGCCGCCGGCCCGGCACCGTTCTCGAACCAGCTCAACAGTTCGGGCAAGATCGTGGCTTATGGCATCTCGTTCGAAGCAGGCAAAGCCACCATTCTGCCACGCTCCACCCCCACCCTCAAGCAATTGGCCGATCTCCTGCGCGCCGATGCCACGTTGAACATCTCCATCGAATGCCATGACAACGAACTGGAATCGGAAAGCGACAACGTCAAACTGTCGCAGGCGCGCGCCGAAGCTCTCAAAGATCACCTCATCGCACAATACCGGATTCCCGAACAACAGCTCAGCACCAAAGGCTGGGGTGAGACCCGGCCGCTCAGCGATGTCAACACGGTCGAGAGTAAAAAGGTGAATCAGCGCGTCGAGTTTATTCGAAAATGA
- the pyk gene encoding pyruvate kinase gives MVARGNPVILRRTKIVCTLGPASETAEQIAGLIAAGMNVARLNFSHGTHEEHQQRINLIRVAAATAAQPVAILQDLAGPKVRIGTLREPVTLVEGAIFTLTNRPVDGNEREVSISVADLPEQVQVGDMILLADGALELRVLHADRHDITCRVLTGGQLTSHKGINLPNRSLRVHGLTQKDREDLRFGLQAGVDYVAMSFVRQAADIEELRALMQHFGRVVPIIAKIEKHEALENIDAILAVSDGLMVARGDLAVETALERVPLVQKNLIEKCNQLGKPVITATQMLKSMVENPRPTRAEAADVANAVFDGTDAVMLSEETAVGQYPLETVRVMDRILRAAETRLTVKNWLPVERTRGEVTVPAAISHAVAAIAVDLKVAAILTPTQSGATARMIARYRPMVPIVAITPVLATARQLAQVWGVYPVHIEREYEHTDELIAKCKEIALSHGLVQPGEKVVIAAGLPPGASSKTNLLKVEVVEEAAEAGQFPLADASQRVNRGGEMNKHHTTTGGPRRF, from the coding sequence ATGGTAGCAAGGGGCAATCCCGTGATTTTGCGACGAACAAAGATCGTGTGCACCCTCGGGCCGGCGAGTGAAACGGCGGAACAAATTGCCGGGTTGATCGCCGCCGGCATGAACGTGGCGCGTCTGAATTTCTCTCATGGCACACATGAGGAACATCAGCAGCGCATCAATCTCATTCGTGTTGCAGCCGCCACTGCCGCACAGCCGGTGGCGATTTTGCAGGATCTGGCCGGCCCGAAGGTTCGCATCGGCACGCTGCGCGAGCCGGTCACCCTCGTGGAAGGCGCGATCTTCACGCTCACCAACCGCCCCGTGGACGGCAATGAACGGGAAGTCTCGATCTCGGTGGCGGATCTGCCGGAACAAGTGCAGGTGGGCGACATGATTCTGCTCGCTGATGGCGCCCTCGAGCTGCGGGTCTTGCACGCGGATCGGCACGACATCACCTGTCGCGTGCTCACGGGCGGACAGTTAACCTCCCACAAAGGCATCAATCTCCCCAACCGTTCGTTGCGCGTGCACGGCTTGACGCAAAAGGACAGGGAGGATTTGCGCTTCGGGTTGCAGGCCGGGGTCGATTATGTGGCCATGTCCTTCGTGCGGCAGGCGGCAGACATCGAAGAGTTGCGTGCGCTGATGCAGCACTTTGGCCGGGTGGTGCCGATTATTGCCAAAATCGAGAAGCACGAGGCGTTGGAGAACATCGACGCAATCCTTGCGGTGAGCGACGGTCTGATGGTGGCACGCGGGGATTTGGCGGTGGAGACCGCGCTCGAGCGCGTGCCGCTGGTGCAGAAAAACCTGATCGAGAAATGCAACCAGCTCGGCAAACCGGTGATCACCGCCACCCAGATGTTGAAGTCCATGGTCGAAAATCCCCGCCCCACGCGCGCCGAAGCCGCGGATGTGGCCAACGCCGTGTTCGACGGCACCGATGCCGTGATGTTGTCAGAGGAGACGGCGGTGGGCCAGTATCCGCTGGAGACGGTGCGAGTGATGGATCGCATTCTGCGTGCCGCGGAAACGCGCCTGACCGTGAAAAACTGGCTGCCGGTGGAACGCACGCGCGGTGAGGTGACGGTGCCGGCGGCCATCAGTCATGCGGTGGCGGCCATCGCCGTGGATTTGAAAGTGGCGGCCATTCTCACGCCAACGCAATCGGGCGCGACGGCGCGCATGATCGCTCGCTACCGCCCCATGGTGCCGATCGTGGCGATCACGCCGGTGCTGGCCACGGCCCGGCAGTTGGCGCAGGTGTGGGGCGTTTATCCCGTCCATATCGAACGCGAATACGAACACACCGACGAGTTGATCGCCAAGTGCAAGGAAATCGCCCTTTCTCACGGCCTGGTTCAGCCGGGCGAGAAAGTGGTGATTGCCGCGGGCCTGCCGCCGGGCGCAAGCAGCAAGACCAATCTGCTGAAAGTGGAGGTGGTGGAGGAGGCGGCCGAAGCGGGTCAATTCCCGCTGGCAGACGCATCCCAAAGAGTGAACCGCGGGGGCGAGATGAATAAACACCATACAACGACTGGTGGCCCCCGGCGGTTTTAA
- the hrcA gene encoding heat-inducible transcriptional repressor HrcA, giving the protein MEASKSHESLTERERLVLNLIVENFVRSAVPVGSRMIAKKVGMTLSSATIRNVMGDLEERGYLTHPHTSAGRVPTDKGYRFYVDSLMGVETLSEEEKQKITDQLVRVSREVEVILDAASQVLARVSNQLGVVLSPRFFQGIFTRIELVPVAEKKVLMVLTINSGLVRTIMLKMDAEVSREVLECTAEVINERLHGLSLQEIKRTLDGRLRDLNIPNPELALTIAYSMAPQLEQVVHRSLHFGGTNNIMAQPEFSDQQKLSNVLNLLERREILIHLFEQNDSMGDLSIAIGEENREELIKYCSLITTSYHIGGVSGTLGVLGPTRMHYSKVVALVDFMAKALSNILTEEVAGSSSIN; this is encoded by the coding sequence ATGGAAGCGAGCAAAAGTCATGAGTCGCTGACGGAGCGCGAACGACTGGTTCTGAACTTGATTGTTGAGAACTTCGTCCGTAGCGCGGTGCCGGTCGGCTCCCGCATGATCGCCAAGAAAGTCGGCATGACTTTGAGTTCAGCCACCATCCGCAATGTCATGGGCGACCTTGAGGAGCGCGGCTACTTGACCCATCCGCACACTTCGGCGGGCCGCGTGCCGACCGACAAAGGCTACCGTTTTTATGTCGATTCCCTGATGGGGGTGGAGACGCTTTCGGAAGAGGAGAAGCAGAAGATCACCGATCAGCTCGTGCGTGTCTCCCGGGAAGTCGAGGTCATTCTCGATGCCGCGTCGCAAGTGCTGGCGCGGGTGTCGAACCAGCTCGGCGTGGTGTTGTCCCCGCGTTTCTTTCAGGGGATTTTCACCAGAATTGAGCTGGTGCCGGTGGCGGAGAAGAAGGTGTTGATGGTGTTGACCATCAACTCCGGCCTGGTGCGCACGATCATGCTCAAAATGGATGCAGAAGTTTCGCGCGAGGTGCTGGAGTGCACCGCGGAGGTGATCAATGAGCGCCTGCACGGCCTGAGTCTGCAGGAGATCAAGCGCACGCTCGATGGCCGGTTGCGCGATCTCAATATCCCCAACCCGGAGCTGGCGCTGACCATAGCCTATTCGATGGCGCCCCAGCTCGAACAGGTGGTTCATCGCAGTCTCCATTTCGGCGGCACCAACAACATCATGGCGCAGCCGGAGTTTTCCGATCAGCAGAAGCTCTCCAATGTGCTCAATCTGCTGGAGCGCCGGGAAATTCTCATCCACCTCTTCGAGCAGAACGACAGCATGGGTGATTTGTCAATCGCCATTGGCGAGGAAAATCGCGAAGAGCTGATCAAGTATTGCAGCCTGATCACGACCTCCTATCACATCGGCGGTGTTTCGGGCACGCTCGGGGTGCTGGGGCCGACGCGCATGCACTACTCCAAAGTTGTGGCGCTGGTCGATTTCATGGCCAAGGCGCTGAGCAACATCCTGACGGAGGAAGTGGCCGGCAGCAGTTCCATAAACTAA
- a CDS encoding 4Fe-4S dicluster domain-containing protein, which yields MALKDPKYDKPIQLRKTRRPKQLAVINQAGCTGCMVCIDFCPPDCIVVVPGPDPNNPTVHKLVEVDLTRCIGCTLCAKYCPWETIAMLDFNEAYQKAEEWTIRSVLGEIIEPVPPAAGAPARRAAHAEAE from the coding sequence ATGGCGCTGAAAGATCCCAAGTACGACAAGCCGATTCAGTTGCGCAAGACACGGCGGCCCAAGCAGCTCGCGGTGATCAACCAAGCCGGCTGCACGGGCTGCATGGTGTGCATCGATTTTTGTCCGCCCGATTGCATCGTGGTGGTGCCCGGACCGGATCCGAACAATCCCACTGTGCACAAGCTCGTCGAAGTGGATCTCACCCGCTGCATCGGCTGCACACTGTGCGCGAAATACTGCCCGTGGGAAACCATCGCGATGCTGGACTTCAATGAGGCCTATCAAAAAGCCGAAGAATGGACCATCCGCTCCGTGCTCGGTGAAATCATCGAGCCGGTACCGCCTGCGGCCGGCGCCCCCGCACGCCGCGCAGCTCACGCCGAAGCTGAGTGA
- the eno gene encoding phosphopyruvate hydratase, whose protein sequence is MTTIVAVHAREILDSRGNPTIEVDVVLENGLLGRAAVPSGASTGEHEAIELRDKDPRRYNGKGVLQAVRNVNEVIAPAVVGLEATRQMQIDYTMIELDGSENKSKLGANAILGVSLAVAKAAAQACDLPLFHYLGGVSACTLPVPMMNIINGGAHADNNVDLQEFMVMPVGATSFAEALRMGTEIFHSLKAVLKKKGYNTAVGDEGGFAPDLKSNEEALIVIMQAAEALGLKAGVDFCIALDPASSEFYNKERKVYELKSESRSLSASEMIAYYAELAKKYPIISIEDGLAEDDWAGWQEMTAKLGDKLQLVGDDLFVTNTRRLQAGIAQGVGNSILVKVNQIGTLTETLAAIAMAQRAGYTAVISHRSGETEDATIADLAVATNAGQIKTGSASRTDRICKYNQLLRIEEMLGGSARFPGLAAVRAR, encoded by the coding sequence ATGACCACGATTGTCGCAGTCCATGCCCGCGAAATTTTGGACTCCCGCGGTAATCCCACCATTGAGGTGGATGTAGTTTTGGAAAACGGCCTGCTTGGCCGTGCGGCGGTGCCGAGCGGCGCCTCCACCGGCGAGCATGAAGCCATCGAGCTGCGCGACAAAGACCCCAGACGCTACAACGGCAAGGGGGTGTTGCAGGCGGTGCGGAACGTGAATGAAGTGATTGCGCCGGCGGTCGTCGGCCTGGAAGCAACCCGGCAGATGCAGATTGATTACACCATGATCGAGCTGGACGGCAGCGAGAACAAAAGCAAGCTCGGCGCCAACGCCATTCTCGGCGTGTCGCTGGCCGTCGCCAAGGCGGCGGCGCAGGCCTGTGATCTGCCCCTGTTTCACTATCTCGGCGGCGTCTCCGCCTGCACGCTGCCGGTGCCGATGATGAACATCATCAACGGCGGTGCACATGCCGACAATAATGTTGACCTGCAGGAATTCATGGTGATGCCGGTGGGCGCCACCAGCTTTGCCGAGGCGCTGCGCATGGGAACCGAAATTTTTCACAGCCTGAAAGCCGTTTTGAAAAAGAAGGGCTACAACACCGCGGTGGGTGACGAAGGCGGTTTCGCACCGGATTTGAAATCCAATGAAGAAGCCTTGATCGTGATCATGCAGGCAGCCGAAGCCCTGGGTTTGAAAGCGGGCGTGGACTTCTGCATTGCGCTCGATCCCGCTTCCAGCGAGTTTTACAACAAGGAGCGCAAAGTCTACGAGCTGAAATCGGAAAGCCGCAGCCTGAGCGCCTCCGAAATGATTGCGTATTATGCCGAGCTAGCGAAGAAATATCCGATCATCTCGATTGAAGACGGCCTGGCAGAGGACGATTGGGCGGGCTGGCAGGAAATGACCGCGAAGCTGGGCGACAAGCTGCAACTGGTGGGTGATGATCTGTTTGTGACCAACACCCGGCGGCTGCAGGCCGGCATTGCACAGGGCGTGGGCAATTCGATTCTGGTGAAAGTCAATCAAATCGGCACGCTCACCGAGACGCTGGCCGCGATCGCGATGGCGCAGCGCGCCGGCTACACCGCGGTGATTTCGCACCGTTCCGGCGAAACCGAGGACGCCACCATCGCCGACCTCGCAGTGGCCACCAATGCCGGCCAGATCAAAACCGGCAGCGCTTCGCGCACCGACCGCATCTGCAAGTACAACCAACTGCTGCGCATCGAGGAGATGCTGGGCGGGAGTGCGCGTTTCCCCGGCCTCGCCGCGGTGCGTGCACGCTGA
- the dnaJ gene encoding molecular chaperone DnaJ, translating to MPKRDYYEVLGLQKSASEEDIKKAYRKLAMQYHPDRNAGDKTAEEKFKEIAEAYEVLRDPQKRAAYDRFGHAGLRGAAGGGFSDFEFDLSDALRTFMSEGIFSEFFGGGRSGRRRGESPRGSDLQVRLNLTLEEIATGVTKKIKIKAYLRCEACEGSGGAKGSKPVTCPACGGSGEIRQRSNTIFGQFINVTTCPQCEGEGRIVKEVCQSCRGQGRVEGEKTLSVEIPAGVASGNYLTIRGEGHVGPRGGAPGDVVVVIGEREHQHFERHGDDVLYELPISITQAVLGDRVTIPTLDGEAILEIPPGTQSGRILRMRGKGIPHLNGYGRGDQLVRVLVWIPTKLSAKEREAFQQLAKLDGLKPPSDSRSFFQKMKEAFS from the coding sequence ATGCCCAAACGAGACTATTACGAGGTACTCGGCCTGCAAAAGAGTGCTTCGGAAGAGGACATCAAGAAAGCCTATCGCAAGCTGGCGATGCAGTATCACCCGGACCGCAACGCCGGCGACAAGACGGCAGAGGAGAAATTCAAGGAGATCGCGGAAGCCTACGAAGTGCTGCGGGATCCGCAGAAGCGTGCGGCCTATGACCGTTTTGGCCATGCCGGTCTGCGCGGTGCCGCGGGCGGTGGCTTCAGTGATTTTGAATTCGATCTTTCGGATGCTCTGCGTACCTTCATGTCGGAGGGCATTTTCAGCGAATTTTTCGGGGGCGGTCGTTCCGGCCGGCGCCGCGGCGAAAGCCCGCGCGGCAGTGATTTGCAGGTGCGTTTGAATCTCACCCTCGAAGAGATCGCCACCGGCGTCACCAAAAAGATCAAGATTAAAGCCTACCTCCGCTGCGAAGCGTGTGAGGGCTCGGGCGGCGCCAAGGGCAGCAAACCGGTCACCTGCCCGGCATGCGGTGGCAGCGGTGAGATTCGGCAACGCTCGAACACGATTTTTGGACAGTTCATCAACGTGACCACCTGCCCGCAATGCGAAGGGGAAGGCCGCATTGTCAAGGAAGTGTGCCAGTCCTGCCGCGGACAGGGCCGGGTGGAAGGTGAGAAAACGTTGTCGGTTGAGATTCCTGCCGGGGTTGCAAGCGGGAATTACCTCACCATTCGGGGTGAAGGGCATGTTGGTCCGCGCGGGGGCGCACCCGGCGACGTGGTGGTTGTGATTGGTGAGCGGGAGCACCAGCATTTTGAACGTCATGGCGATGATGTTCTTTATGAATTGCCGATCAGCATCACCCAGGCCGTGCTCGGTGATCGGGTCACCATTCCCACGCTGGACGGCGAGGCGATTTTGGAGATTCCGCCGGGCACGCAATCGGGCCGCATCCTGCGCATGCGCGGCAAAGGCATTCCGCATTTGAATGGCTATGGCCGCGGCGACCAGCTCGTGCGGGTTCTGGTGTGGATTCCAACCAAACTCTCAGCCAAGGAGCGCGAGGCCTTCCAACAGCTTGCCAAGCTCGACGGGCTGAAGCCGCCGTCCGACAGCCGGAGTTTCTTCCAGAAGATGAAGGAAGCATTTTCCTGA
- a CDS encoding PP2C family protein-serine/threonine phosphatase, translated as MNTRILKRIRTKLARQRQNLLEWWQTAPPARKKIRTGPVAESAVQALARADDRTLGLYEVCHEYIEADRLAMDFTACVCIDHYSARQRRELEAELELSHKVQKALLPREIPQLPGLELAAFSQPAALVGGDYFDFFRFRDGAPGLAVDDVMGKGVPASMLMANLQAALRILVPESDGPAAVIRRLNRLFCHNVHLIKFITIFLARFEAGSRVLAYCNAGHNPPLLLRGREQAGPPLQWLQPTGAAIGLAKSFDNPEAAVTPAPGDVFVVYTDGVTEARNQAQEEFGEDRLAQTIALLRHAPPRDMIRGMRLALRDFTGRKGFADKALPMM; from the coding sequence ATGAACACCCGCATTCTCAAGCGTATTCGCACAAAACTCGCGCGCCAGCGCCAAAACCTGCTGGAGTGGTGGCAAACGGCACCCCCTGCCAGGAAAAAAATCCGCACCGGCCCGGTGGCGGAAAGCGCGGTGCAGGCGCTCGCCAGAGCCGATGACCGGACCCTGGGTCTGTATGAAGTCTGCCACGAATATATCGAAGCCGACCGGCTGGCGATGGACTTCACCGCCTGTGTGTGCATCGATCACTATTCCGCCAGGCAACGCCGCGAACTAGAAGCCGAACTCGAACTTTCACACAAGGTGCAGAAGGCTCTGCTGCCCCGGGAGATTCCACAGCTTCCCGGCCTCGAGCTCGCAGCCTTCAGCCAGCCCGCAGCCCTCGTGGGCGGCGATTACTTCGATTTCTTTCGCTTCCGTGACGGCGCGCCCGGTCTGGCGGTTGACGATGTCATGGGCAAGGGCGTGCCCGCCAGCATGTTGATGGCCAATCTGCAGGCGGCCTTGCGCATTCTCGTGCCGGAAAGCGACGGACCGGCAGCGGTGATCAGGCGGCTGAACCGGCTATTCTGCCACAACGTGCATTTGATCAAATTCATCACCATCTTTTTGGCGCGCTTCGAGGCCGGCAGCCGGGTGCTGGCATATTGCAACGCCGGCCACAATCCGCCGTTGCTGCTGCGCGGCCGGGAGCAAGCCGGCCCGCCGCTGCAATGGCTGCAACCCACCGGCGCCGCCATCGGCCTGGCCAAAAGTTTCGACAACCCCGAGGCAGCGGTGACACCTGCCCCGGGTGATGTGTTCGTGGTTTACACCGACGGCGTCACCGAAGCGAGGAATCAGGCGCAGGAGGAATTTGGCGAAGATCGGCTGGCACAAACCATCGCACTGCTTCGCCACGCCCCGCCCCGGGACATGATCCGGGGAATGCGCCTGGCTTTGCGCGACTTCACCGGCAGGAAAGGCTTTGCCGATAAGGCTTTGCCGATGATGTGA